The nucleotide sequence TACTTCAAACCTAGCCCGCGGACGGGGATCGTCTAAGCCCATGCTCCGCAGAATTGAGTTAACTTCATCCTGGGTTAAGGGTACCGGTTTAACTCCGGAACCGACAAACCCGGTTACTCCGGGAGTATTCCGCACCACATACCAGGAGTCATCGGTAACAACCATTTCCACTAAGACATAACCAGGGAAAATCTTCTTTTGAGTCACTTTCTTTTTACCGTCTTTATAGTCGACAACTTCTTCCATGGGCACCACAATTCGGAAGATCTTATCTTCCATGCCCATTGACTCAATGCGCTTTTCCAGGTTAGTCTTCACCTTATTCTCATAGCCTGAATAGGTATGAATCACATACCACTGTTTATCCGCTGTCAAATTCTCACTCATAATTGAAGGGACCTAAGAAGGCCCTTCACCCCCCTATCCGGCTTAATAAACTCAGTAAATTGGA is from Bacillota bacterium and encodes:
- the nusG gene encoding transcription termination/antitermination protein NusG — encoded protein: MSENLTADKQWYVIHTYSGYENKVKTNLEKRIESMGMEDKIFRIVVPMEEVVDYKDGKKKVTQKKIFPGYVLVEMVVTDDSWYVVRNTPGVTGFVGSGVKPVPLTQDEVNSILRSMGLDDPRPRARFEVGESVKVVSGPFVNFSGEVEDVNLDKGKVTVRVSMFGRETPVELDFDQITKL